The Hordeum vulgare subsp. vulgare chromosome 7H, MorexV3_pseudomolecules_assembly, whole genome shotgun sequence DNA window TCTCCGGAACCGTTCGTCTTTGCGATCCTGCACCGGGAGAGGACGAATTAAGTATTTGGGAAGCGTTTTGTGTGACTGTTCAAATTCGTCAATGCGAGTCGTCTACTGTCTATGTCGGAAACAAAGAGCTTTATTCAGAaatatcgtttctgtcgctatggaAACATAGTTTTGATATGACTTGATATCATCATTCGCAGTATATCTAACATACAATGGTGGAGGAGACGACTTGGAAGCTGAACTGGGTACTCGAGTGAACGTCGAAGAAGACCTTCTCCTTAGGCCCAACCGGGCGACCGCCGTAGAGGGAGCACAGCTTGCCGTCGCCGTCCGGCTTGATGGATGTGTCTGGGTAGACCTCGATGGAAGAGCTGAATCCCAGGCACGCCAGCTTCACGTTCTTCTGTGGGCAGCCGCAGTTGTTCACCAGCTTCCAGTATTGCACTGGCCTTCCTCCCGGATCCGGGTAGGTCTGCGAGGTCACAACAAGATCTGAAGTTCTGCACCCTGCTGCACTGCCTGCTTAAGCACACGATGAAAAAGAAATTAAAGGGTGCTTATATTGACCTaaacataatctgatcataaataacATGCAATTGCTTGCTACTCCCCCTGTTCAATTTTTATAAGGCCTTGTAGACATTTCAGACACAGTGTAAAACAACTCAATTTGAGTTGTGTAAAATGACTTATAaaagtgaacggagggagtagttcttttCGCATGCCGAAAAACATACCTCTCTTGCTAATACCGAATAACAAACAGGCCACGAGGATCACCGCTGGCTTGATCTCCATGCTGATCTGTATGCCTAGATGTGTAAGCAGATATGCTGTCTTCAGCTTGTTTTGATTTACCTCGTCAATGGCAAATGCCGGGCTATTTATAGGCGAACGGGCCAGAGGAAGTTAATGTGTAATCAGGATTTTGATTCTTTGTTAATTTCAGGCAAGCATTCAATACACGATTCACCGGATATACAAGTACATAGTAGTACTATTTGATTGAGAAAAGGAATTAATGGATTATACGATCATATCACCAAATATATGGCCAGTTATTAGAGTCGTTATTTCTTGCCCTCGAGACCACCCTCCACCGGCGGAGCTTCTTGAGGGCAAAACCAGGCCGTGCCCGTCCAGCCCTGAGGAAGATtttatacttactagcccaccatCTCAAAATAAATATCGCTCATTTAATATAAAATTTGTATTAG harbors:
- the LOC123411557 gene encoding uncharacterized protein LOC123411557, coding for MEIKPAVILVACLLFGISKRGSAAGCRTSDLVVTSQTYPDPGGRPVQYWKLVNNCGCPQKNVKLACLGFSSSIEVYPDTSIKPDGDGKLCSLYGGRPVGPKEKVFFDVHSSTQFSFQVVSSTIVC